From the Pomacea canaliculata isolate SZHN2017 linkage group LG4, ASM307304v1, whole genome shotgun sequence genome, one window contains:
- the LOC112560987 gene encoding complement component 1 Q subcomponent-binding protein, mitochondrial-like, which translates to MSRMARCMRYSLPAVSKYVFGSNSLRLTQSPLKFITQIQNLGMRQSSSALFGPFLRKKSATLTAVKSSTCDYPRALQTEVDKELTKFLEKEITFEESERKKQVQVKGVDGFEVTTADADITLTRKSGNEIIKVKFTVNGSVDAEASMQADDQEAEPEMVSRPPFTVEITKGDGRTLSLHCTFVSPAELEQETSQDTEAIVDNFEIQEVALHTGELTETVYSVSADIMDGNLYDLLMDMLDERGINDEFANQLVDFSSSYEHSKYVEFLKNLKSFAEK; encoded by the exons ATGTCAAGAATGGCCAGGTGTATGAGATATTCGCTGCCAGCAGTTTCAAAATATGTCTTCGGCTCCAACAGCTTGCGTCTGACGCAAAGTCCTCTTAAATTTATCACTCAGATTCAAAATTTGGGGATGCGACAGAGCAGCAGCGCTCTATTTGGGCCATTTCTACGCAAAAAATCAGCGACATTGACTGCGGTCAAATCTTCAACGTGCGATTATCCACGGGCACTACAAACAGAGG TTGATAAAGAGTTGACCAAGTTCTTGGAAAAAGAGATCACCTTTGAGgaatctgaaagaaagaaacaagtgCAAGTGAAGGGTGTGGATGGGTTTGAAGTCACAACGGCAGATGCTGACATAACTCTGACGCGTAAGAGTGGTAATGAAAT CATAAAGGTCAAGTTCACAGTAAATGGTTCAGTTGATGCTGAGGCATCTATGCAGGCTGACGACCAAGAGGCTGAACCAGAG ATGGTGTCTCGACCCCCATTTACAGTAGAAATCACTAAAGGAGATGGACGCACACTGTCTCTGCACTGTACCTTCGTCTCACCTGCAGAGCTGGAGCAGGAGACATCTCAGGACACTGAAGCTATTG tggATAATTTTGAGATCCAGGAAGTAGCACTGCATACAGGAGAGTTGACAGAGACAGTGTACTCTGTGTCAGCAGACATCATGGATGGG AATCTCTACGATCTCCTTATGGACATGCTGGACGAGCGAGGTATTAACGATGAATTTGCCAACCAGCTTGTTGACTTCAGCTCAAGTTACGAGCACTCTAAATATGTAGAAtttcttaaaaatctgaaatcttttgcTGAAAAATAG
- the LOC112560986 gene encoding required for meiotic nuclear division protein 1 homolog, with protein MAQLGKTLRIFRIVNLKSGLQLPSITKIQPARPHVFKTSYICSSCFSKQQLLDRFSSWSATKTTHMSRCASQRILTRCNTTVAGIQKQVSALATKRPARKKTIKSLDEKKDIVDSVVAYAVAEEIDLNQLRKGLQVQGLYDISDLPVDVQDAVHIKAKYNVGEKQREVFLFRDGSAVFWFMPEVERREVLKFLQKYATEPYSQSLVIHEREEMALTSIKGPTSLVNETLQLNEESDEGHATLEKYAFSNAIAQSVKLGIWEASLNKFVDSIEVVTEDLRDGRKISMSRREVLRKTGELFALRHLINLSSDLLDTPDFYWNRAVYEPLYLSIYQHLDVHRRTRVMNEKLSHCCELMDLLRSHLNDAHHTRLEVMIILLIMVEVVFEIVHYIERYIESKASA; from the exons ATGGCACAGCTAGGAAAGACGCTCAGAATTTTCAGGATTGTGAACTTGAAAAGCGGTCTGCAGTTGCCATCCATCACAAAGATACAGCCAGCAAGACCGCATGTATTTAAAACGTCTTATATTTGCTCTTCCTGTTTCTCAAAGCAGCAGCTCCTGGACAGGTTTAGCAGCTGGAGTGCTACAAAGACCACACATATGAGCAGGTGTGCCTCTCAAAGAATACTAACTAGATGTAATACCACAGTTGCAGGCATTCAGAAACAAGTTTCAGCTCTTGCAACCAAGCGACCAGCcaggaaaaaaactataaaatcaCTGGATGAAAAAAAG GATATAGTAGACAGTGTAGTCGCTTATGCTGTAGCAGAAGAAATTGACTTGAATCAGCTGAGAAAAGGGTTACAAGTGCAAGGCCTTTATGACATCTCTGACTTGCCTGTTG ATGTCCAGGATGCAGTGCATATCAAAGCAAAGTATAATGTGGGTGAGAAGCAACGGGAAGTCTTTCTCTTCAG AGATGGGTCTGCAGTTTTTTGGTTCATGCCAGAAGTAGAG agAAGAGAAGTTCTGAAGTTTCTCCAAAAATATGCCACTGAGCCATACTCCCAAAGCCTTGTAATTCATGAAAGAGAAGAGATGGCATTGACATCTATCaa AGGACCCACTTCCCTTGTCAATGAAACACTGCAGCTTAACGAGGAGTCAGATGAAGGACATGCCACATTGGAAAAGTACGCATTCTCTAATGCCATTGCACAGTCGGTTAAACTGGGAATCTGGGAGGCATCTCTGAACAAATTTGTTGACTCAATTGAAGTTGTTACTGAG GATCTGAGAGACGGAAGGAAAATCAGCATGTCACGTCGTGAAGTTTTGCGCAAGACTGGAGAACTTTTTGCTTTGAG GCATCTGATCAACCTGAGTTCTGACCTGCTGGACACACCTGACTTTTATTGGAACAGGGCAGTCTATGAACCTCTATACCTCTCTATCTATCAGCATCTGGATGTCCATCGACGAACAAGG GTAATGAATGAAAAGCTGAGCCACTGCTGTGAACTGATGGACTTGTTAAGGAGCCACCTAAATGATGCACATCACACACGACTTGAAGTCATGATCATTTTGCTTATCATGGTGGAG gtggtCTTTGAGATCGTCCACTATATTGAACGCTACATTGAAAGCAAAGCATCTGCATGA